In Jatrophihabitans endophyticus, one DNA window encodes the following:
- a CDS encoding PPK2 family polyphosphate kinase — protein MTTAPTGTSMRDALRVPAGPVVLAGFDSSARPLAPTKRNRDLANDTARMRDLQAKLWAESTAGGTRSVLLVMQGIDTAGKGGVTKHVVGTFGPIGVQYTGFKAPTKQELRHDFLWRIRKRLPGPGVVGVFDRSHYEDVLIVRVHDLVPEAEWEARYDAINEFEKELVDNGTTVLKCFLDISFETQRDRLLARLDDPEKHWKFNEADLDERARWSDYEVAFEAMLERTNTDHAPWYVVPSDHKKYRNWAIGELLHETLEDLAPEWPRPALDVPALRARLAPPH, from the coding sequence ATGACGACGGCGCCCACCGGGACATCCATGCGAGACGCGTTGCGGGTGCCGGCCGGCCCGGTGGTCCTCGCCGGCTTCGACTCCTCGGCCCGTCCGCTCGCGCCGACGAAGCGCAACCGCGACCTCGCCAACGACACCGCGCGCATGCGCGACCTGCAGGCCAAGCTGTGGGCCGAGTCGACGGCCGGCGGCACCCGCAGCGTGCTGCTGGTGATGCAGGGCATCGACACCGCGGGCAAGGGTGGCGTCACCAAGCATGTCGTCGGCACCTTCGGCCCGATCGGGGTGCAGTACACCGGGTTCAAGGCACCGACCAAGCAGGAGCTGCGCCACGACTTCCTCTGGCGGATCCGTAAGCGGCTCCCAGGGCCCGGCGTGGTCGGTGTCTTCGACCGTTCGCACTACGAGGACGTGCTCATCGTCCGCGTCCACGACCTCGTGCCCGAGGCCGAGTGGGAGGCGCGCTACGACGCGATCAACGAGTTCGAGAAGGAGCTCGTCGACAACGGCACCACCGTGCTCAAGTGTTTCCTCGACATCAGCTTCGAGACGCAGCGGGACCGGCTGCTGGCGCGCCTCGACGATCCCGAGAAGCACTGGAAGTTCAACGAGGCCGACCTCGACGAGCGGGCGCGCTGGAGCGACTACGAGGTCGCGTTCGAGGCCATGCTCGAACGCACGAACACCGACCACGCGCCCTGGTACGTCGTGCCGAGCGATCACAAGAAGTACCGCAACTGGGCGATCGGTGAGCTGCTGCACGAGACGCTCGAGGATCTCGCGCCCGAGTGGCCCCGGCCCGCGCTCGACGTCCCCGCCCTGCGCGCGCGCCTCGCCCCGCCGCACTGA
- a CDS encoding SRPBCC family protein, producing the protein MAIVTVGAKGRVLPDEVWDRYRDISRWPEWAPQISRVDATDDHVAFGVTGTVVGPFGVSVDFVIETVDEQARRWTWTVRRWPVTIRLEHAVTKRGGGSATSLRLDGPLPVVVAYAPLARLALQRLVSKDPPVQYVPDRDADGNLRE; encoded by the coding sequence GTGGCCATCGTGACCGTCGGCGCCAAGGGGCGCGTGCTGCCCGACGAGGTGTGGGACCGCTACCGCGACATCTCGCGCTGGCCGGAGTGGGCCCCGCAGATATCGCGGGTCGACGCCACCGACGACCACGTGGCCTTCGGCGTCACCGGCACGGTGGTCGGGCCGTTCGGTGTCTCGGTCGACTTCGTGATCGAGACGGTCGACGAGCAGGCACGACGGTGGACGTGGACGGTGCGCCGATGGCCGGTGACGATCCGGTTGGAGCACGCGGTCACCAAGCGCGGCGGGGGATCGGCGACGTCGCTGCGGCTGGACGGCCCACTGCCGGTGGTGGTCGCGTACGCGCCGCTGGCCCGGCTGGCGCTGCAGCGGCTGGTGTCGAAGGACCCGCCGGTGCAGTACGTCCCGGATCGCGACGCCGACGGTAACCTGCGCGAATGA
- a CDS encoding pyrimidine reductase family protein — protein MARVRALLPEIADDVDLHAWYARDWLDRGGVRVNFVSSVDGASAAGGVSKGLQTPGDNRVFAALRDLADVVLVGSGTAHAEGYRAVAFSARRRAVRREHGLRETMPIAVLSSSLRLESDAALFAGADPAARTLVLTCAAADPDRRRALAAVADVVDCGDDAVEPALARRALVERGLTRILSEGGPSVLAGLAAAGVADELCLTLSPLLAGPGPGRIVAGAGWDDPRPLVLTGLLEEDGALFCRYRVGRVGPST, from the coding sequence ATGGCGCGCGTGCGCGCCCTGCTTCCCGAGATCGCTGACGACGTCGACCTCCACGCCTGGTACGCGCGCGACTGGCTCGACCGTGGCGGCGTGCGGGTCAACTTCGTGAGCTCGGTCGACGGCGCGTCGGCCGCGGGCGGGGTGTCGAAGGGGCTGCAGACGCCGGGCGACAACCGGGTTTTCGCGGCCCTGCGCGATCTCGCCGACGTCGTGCTCGTCGGGTCGGGGACGGCGCACGCGGAGGGTTACCGCGCCGTGGCGTTCTCGGCGCGGCGCCGCGCGGTGCGCCGGGAGCACGGGCTGCGCGAGACGATGCCGATCGCGGTGCTGAGCTCGTCGCTGCGCCTCGAATCGGACGCCGCGCTCTTCGCCGGCGCCGATCCGGCCGCCCGGACGCTCGTGCTGACCTGCGCGGCCGCCGACCCCGACCGGCGGCGCGCCCTCGCCGCGGTCGCCGACGTCGTGGACTGCGGGGACGACGCGGTCGAGCCCGCCCTGGCGCGGCGCGCGCTCGTGGAGCGCGGGCTGACGCGGATCCTCTCCGAAGGCGGGCCGTCCGTGCTCGCCGGGCTCGCCGCCGCGGGCGTCGCCGACGAGCTGTGCCTGACTCTCTCGCCGCTGCTCGCCGGGCCCGGGCCGGGCCGGATCGTCGCCGGAGCCGGCTGGGACGACCCCCGTCCCCTCGTCCTCACCGGACTGCTCGAGGAGGACGGCGCGCTGTTCTGCCGCTACCGCGTCGGCCGGGTCGGTCCCTCGACGTGA
- the treY gene encoding malto-oligosyltrehalose synthase: protein MTSATGGSLPSATYRLQITPGFDLHAAAAVCDYLDALGVGVVYLSPILPSSRGSDHGYDVVAWDTVDPQRGGPDGWTRVLADARSRSLGVLVDIVPNHAGVADPTQNAAWWDVLKHGRDAEHAPWFDIEWAHGRLLLPVLGDDFDASQLEVVGAGDDAELRYFDNRFPIAPGTGDGSAAEVHDRQHYELVNWRRADTDQNYRRFFAVTTLAGLRVEDDAIFDATHEQIGRWVEDGITGLRVDHPDGLADPRRYAERLRELAGPDAWLLVEKILEHGEELPADWPVDGTTGYDALAEATGVLVDPAAEPAFDELYRDLTADELDAPAHIRAGKHEIVSTILRAEINRLTRLVPDVPRADEALAELAVSFAVYRSYLPGGEADLDAAVTQSRAARPDLTDTLELLLPRLRDPADELAVRFQQTSGAVMAKGVEDTAFYRYTRFVALNEVGGDPAHFGLGLDAFHAAQQRRLRVAPRAMTTLSTHDTKRGEDVRARLAVLAELPHEWTALVRGLLAAAPVPDTAFAYLLWQTFAGVGLIERERLHAYAEKAMREAATSTTWTKPDERFEATVHAAVDAAYDDPAVHTALNAFVEHITPYGWSNALTQKLVQLTMPGVPDVYQGTELWEDSLVDPDNRRPVDYDARRALLERLDTDGSRPPAIDASGAAKLWVVSRTLRLRRERPEAFTGYTPLRADGPAADHVVAYDRGGVLVVATRLPVALERDGGWRDTTLDVGGRGNDVFTGNEHEGRVAVADLLGTYPVALLAR from the coding sequence ATGACGAGCGCGACGGGTGGCTCGCTGCCGTCGGCCACCTACCGGCTGCAGATCACGCCGGGTTTCGACCTGCACGCGGCCGCCGCGGTCTGCGACTACCTCGACGCCCTCGGCGTGGGCGTCGTCTACCTCTCGCCGATCCTGCCGTCCTCGCGCGGGTCCGACCACGGCTACGACGTCGTCGCATGGGACACCGTCGACCCCCAGCGCGGCGGTCCGGACGGCTGGACACGCGTCCTGGCCGACGCCCGCTCCCGCAGCCTCGGCGTCCTCGTCGACATCGTCCCCAACCACGCCGGCGTCGCCGACCCCACCCAGAACGCGGCGTGGTGGGACGTCCTGAAGCACGGCCGCGACGCCGAGCACGCCCCGTGGTTCGACATCGAATGGGCGCACGGCCGGCTGCTGCTCCCGGTGCTCGGCGACGACTTCGACGCCTCCCAGCTCGAGGTCGTCGGCGCGGGTGACGACGCCGAGCTCCGCTACTTCGACAACCGCTTCCCGATCGCCCCCGGCACCGGCGACGGCAGCGCGGCCGAGGTCCACGACCGCCAGCACTACGAGCTCGTCAACTGGCGCCGCGCCGACACCGACCAGAACTACCGGCGCTTCTTCGCCGTCACCACGCTGGCCGGGCTGCGCGTCGAGGACGACGCGATCTTCGACGCCACGCACGAGCAGATCGGCCGCTGGGTCGAGGACGGCATCACCGGGCTGCGGGTCGACCACCCCGACGGCCTCGCCGACCCGCGCCGCTACGCCGAACGACTGCGCGAGCTCGCCGGGCCGGACGCCTGGCTGCTGGTGGAGAAGATCCTCGAACACGGCGAGGAGCTGCCGGCCGACTGGCCGGTGGACGGGACGACCGGCTACGACGCGCTGGCCGAGGCCACCGGCGTCCTCGTCGACCCGGCCGCCGAGCCCGCCTTCGACGAGCTCTATCGCGACCTCACCGCCGACGAGCTCGACGCTCCGGCCCACATCCGCGCCGGCAAGCACGAGATCGTCTCCACGATCCTGCGCGCCGAGATCAACCGACTGACCCGCCTCGTCCCCGACGTGCCCCGGGCCGACGAGGCGCTGGCCGAGCTCGCGGTGTCCTTCGCCGTCTACCGGTCCTACCTGCCCGGTGGCGAGGCCGACCTGGACGCGGCGGTGACGCAGTCGCGCGCCGCGCGCCCGGACCTCACCGATACCCTCGAACTGCTGCTGCCGCGGCTGCGCGACCCCGCCGACGAGCTCGCCGTCCGGTTCCAGCAGACCTCGGGCGCGGTGATGGCCAAGGGCGTCGAGGACACCGCCTTCTACCGTTACACCCGCTTCGTCGCCCTCAACGAGGTCGGCGGCGACCCCGCCCACTTCGGCCTCGGCCTCGACGCGTTCCACGCCGCGCAGCAGCGGCGGCTGCGCGTCGCACCGCGCGCCATGACCACCCTCTCGACGCACGACACCAAACGCGGCGAGGACGTCCGCGCCCGGCTCGCCGTGCTCGCCGAGCTGCCCCACGAGTGGACGGCGTTGGTGCGCGGCCTGCTCGCGGCCGCGCCGGTGCCCGACACCGCGTTCGCGTACCTGCTGTGGCAGACCTTCGCCGGCGTCGGCCTGATCGAGCGGGAACGGCTGCACGCCTACGCCGAGAAGGCGATGCGCGAGGCGGCGACCTCCACCACCTGGACGAAGCCGGACGAGCGCTTCGAGGCGACGGTGCACGCCGCGGTCGACGCCGCGTACGACGACCCCGCCGTCCACACCGCGCTGAACGCGTTCGTCGAGCACATCACGCCGTACGGCTGGTCCAACGCGCTGACGCAGAAGCTGGTGCAACTGACGATGCCGGGCGTGCCCGACGTCTACCAGGGCACGGAGCTGTGGGAGGACTCGCTCGTCGACCCCGACAACCGCCGCCCCGTCGACTACGACGCACGGCGCGCGCTGCTCGAGCGGCTGGACACCGACGGGTCCCGACCCCCGGCGATCGACGCCTCGGGCGCGGCGAAGCTCTGGGTGGTGTCGCGGACACTGCGGCTGCGGCGGGAGCGCCCCGAGGCGTTCACCGGCTACACGCCGCTGCGGGCCGACGGACCGGCCGCCGATCACGTCGTCGCCTACGACCGCGGCGGGGTGCTCGTGGTCGCCACCCGGCTGCCGGTCGCCCTCGAGCGCGACGGCGGTTGGCGCGACACGACCCTCGACGTCGGCGGGCGTGGGAACGACGTCTTCACCGGCAACGAGCACGAGGGCCGGGTCGCGGTGGCCGACCTGCTCGGCACCTACCCGGTGGCGTTGCTCGCCCGCTGA
- the glgX gene encoding glycogen debranching protein GlgX, whose amino-acid sequence MPRSRKPLQRPFGSPGVHVQIWPGSAYPLGATYDGSGTNFALFSEVAEKVELCLFDADGTETKVQLHEVDGYVWHAFLPGVEPGQRYAYRVHGPNDPAHGLRCNPNKLLLDPYAKAIDGSIDWDESLFGYHWGDEDSHNDDDSAAHLPKCVVINPYFDWGTDRAPKRSYADSVIYEAHVKGMTQSHPDIPDELRGTYAGIAHPVMVEHLSQLGVTAIELMPVHHFANDSTLIDKGLANYWGYNTIGFFAPDHKYSSSTSPGGQVQEFKTMVRTLHEAGIEVILDVVYNHTAEGNHLGPTLSFRGIDNQAYYRLVDDDGKFYMDYTGTGNTLNVRHPHSLQLIMDSLRYWVLEMHVDGFRFDLASTLAREFYDVDRLSAFFELVQQDPVVSQVKLIAEPWDVGPGGYQVGNFPPQWTEWNGKYRDTVRDFWRGEQGTVGEFAARITGSADLYASSGRWPVASINFVTAHDGFTLRDLVSYNDKHNEANQDDNNDGESHNRSWNCGVEGDTDDDAVLALRARQQRNFITTMFLSQGVPMLCHGDELGRTQQGNNNGYCQDNELTWIDWDAIDVDLLAFARRVSELRREHPLFRRRRFFDGRPTRRRGGVPDIGWFSPDGGEMTEEDWESGVGSIGVFLNGNGIAERDARGERLVDDSFLLLFNNHWEPVEFTLPADEYGTAWQVVLDTNPDTAGNDELVVEAGRSHAMEPRSIVVLQQVSA is encoded by the coding sequence ATGCCGCGGTCCCGTAAACCCTTACAACGCCCCTTCGGCTCCCCAGGAGTACACGTGCAGATCTGGCCCGGCAGCGCCTATCCCCTCGGCGCGACCTACGACGGGTCCGGCACCAACTTCGCCCTGTTCAGCGAGGTCGCCGAGAAGGTGGAGCTCTGCCTGTTCGACGCCGACGGCACCGAGACGAAGGTGCAGCTGCACGAGGTCGACGGCTACGTCTGGCACGCCTTCCTGCCCGGGGTCGAGCCCGGCCAGCGCTACGCCTACCGCGTCCACGGCCCGAACGACCCCGCGCACGGCCTGCGCTGCAACCCCAACAAGCTGCTGCTCGACCCCTACGCCAAGGCCATCGACGGCTCCATCGACTGGGACGAGTCGCTGTTCGGCTACCACTGGGGCGACGAGGACTCCCATAACGACGACGACTCGGCCGCCCACCTGCCCAAGTGCGTCGTGATCAACCCCTACTTCGACTGGGGCACCGACCGCGCGCCGAAGCGCTCGTACGCCGACAGCGTGATCTACGAGGCGCACGTCAAGGGCATGACGCAGAGCCACCCGGACATCCCCGACGAGCTGCGGGGGACGTACGCCGGCATCGCGCACCCGGTGATGGTCGAGCACCTGTCCCAGCTCGGCGTCACGGCGATCGAGCTGATGCCGGTGCACCACTTCGCGAACGACTCGACCCTGATCGACAAGGGGCTGGCGAACTACTGGGGCTACAACACGATCGGGTTCTTCGCCCCCGACCACAAGTACTCGTCCTCCACCTCGCCCGGCGGCCAGGTGCAGGAGTTCAAGACCATGGTGCGGACGCTGCACGAGGCGGGCATCGAGGTCATCCTCGACGTCGTCTACAACCACACCGCCGAGGGCAACCACCTCGGCCCGACGCTCAGCTTCCGCGGCATCGACAACCAGGCGTACTACCGGCTGGTCGACGACGACGGCAAGTTCTACATGGACTACACCGGCACCGGGAACACCCTCAACGTCCGGCACCCGCACTCGCTGCAGCTGATCATGGACTCGCTGCGTTACTGGGTGCTCGAGATGCACGTCGACGGGTTCCGCTTCGACCTCGCCTCCACCCTCGCCCGCGAGTTCTACGACGTCGACCGGCTGTCGGCCTTCTTCGAGCTCGTGCAGCAGGACCCGGTCGTCAGCCAGGTCAAGCTCATCGCCGAGCCGTGGGACGTCGGCCCCGGCGGCTACCAGGTCGGCAACTTCCCGCCCCAGTGGACCGAGTGGAACGGCAAGTACCGCGACACGGTGCGTGACTTCTGGCGTGGCGAGCAGGGCACCGTCGGCGAGTTCGCGGCGCGCATCACCGGCTCGGCCGACCTCTACGCCTCGTCGGGACGCTGGCCGGTGGCGAGCATCAACTTCGTCACCGCGCACGACGGCTTCACGCTGCGCGACCTCGTGTCCTACAACGACAAGCACAACGAGGCCAACCAGGACGACAACAACGACGGCGAGAGCCACAACCGCTCGTGGAACTGCGGCGTCGAGGGCGACACCGACGACGACGCCGTCCTCGCGCTGCGCGCACGCCAGCAGCGCAACTTCATCACCACGATGTTCCTCAGCCAGGGCGTGCCGATGCTGTGTCACGGCGACGAGCTGGGCCGCACCCAGCAGGGCAACAACAACGGCTACTGCCAGGACAACGAGCTGACCTGGATCGACTGGGACGCGATCGACGTCGACCTGCTGGCCTTCGCCCGGCGGGTCTCGGAGCTCCGGCGCGAGCACCCGCTGTTCCGTCGGCGGCGCTTCTTCGACGGCCGGCCCACCCGCCGGCGCGGCGGCGTCCCCGACATCGGCTGGTTCAGCCCGGACGGCGGCGAGATGACCGAGGAGGACTGGGAGAGCGGCGTCGGCAGCATCGGTGTCTTCCTCAACGGCAACGGCATCGCCGAGCGGGACGCCCGCGGCGAACGGCTCGTCGACGACTCGTTCCTGCTGCTGTTCAACAACCACTGGGAGCCGGTCGAGTTCACGCTGCCGGCCGACGAGTACGGCACCGCGTGGCAGGTCGTCCTCGACACGAACCCCGACACCGCCGGCAACGACGAACTGGTGGTCGAGGCGGGCCGCTCGCACGCCATGGAGCCCCGCTCGATCGTCGTGCTGCAGCAGGTGAGCGCATGA
- a CDS encoding ATP-dependent DNA ligase: MKLPVMPPVAPMLAKSVPTIPPGASYEPKWDGFRSLIFRDGDDVEFGSRNEKPMTRYFPELVEAVRAELPPRCVLDGEIVVATDAGLDFEALQQRVHPAVSRVTMLSEKTPASFIAFDLLALDDEDYTGRPFAERRAALANALAGARAPIHLTPTTTDLAVAERWFVELEGAHLDGVIAKPLDGTYQPDKRVMFKIKHVRTADCVLAGFRWHKTSTEAAPLVGSLLLGLYHDDGRLQHVGVVGAFTAKRRAELVEELAPLLLGEGDDHPWQEWASAEAHQGQRLPGNVSRWNATKDLSFVPLRPERVLEVKYEHMEGTRFRHLAHFVRWRDDRTPESCTYEQLEQPLTYALDDIVPGLGAKAG, translated from the coding sequence ATGAAGCTGCCCGTCATGCCGCCGGTCGCCCCGATGCTGGCCAAGTCGGTGCCGACGATCCCGCCGGGCGCGTCCTACGAGCCGAAGTGGGACGGCTTCCGGTCGCTGATCTTCCGAGACGGCGACGACGTCGAGTTCGGCAGCCGCAACGAGAAGCCGATGACCCGGTACTTCCCGGAGCTCGTCGAGGCGGTCCGCGCCGAGCTGCCGCCGCGGTGCGTGCTCGACGGCGAGATCGTCGTCGCGACCGACGCCGGACTGGACTTCGAGGCACTGCAGCAGCGCGTCCACCCCGCGGTGTCGCGGGTGACGATGCTGTCGGAGAAGACGCCGGCGTCCTTCATCGCCTTCGACCTGCTCGCGCTCGACGACGAGGACTACACCGGCCGCCCGTTCGCCGAGCGCCGCGCCGCCCTGGCGAACGCGCTGGCCGGCGCCCGCGCGCCGATCCACCTCACGCCGACCACGACCGACCTGGCGGTCGCCGAGCGCTGGTTCGTCGAGCTCGAGGGCGCGCACCTCGACGGCGTGATCGCCAAGCCGCTGGACGGCACCTACCAGCCGGACAAGCGCGTCATGTTCAAGATCAAGCACGTCCGCACCGCTGACTGCGTGCTGGCCGGGTTCCGCTGGCACAAGACGTCGACCGAGGCCGCGCCGCTCGTCGGGTCGTTGCTGCTCGGGCTGTACCACGACGACGGCCGGTTGCAGCACGTCGGCGTCGTCGGCGCGTTCACCGCGAAGCGTCGCGCGGAACTCGTCGAGGAGCTGGCGCCGCTGCTGCTCGGCGAGGGTGACGATCATCCGTGGCAGGAGTGGGCGAGCGCCGAGGCCCACCAGGGGCAGCGGCTGCCCGGCAACGTCAGCCGCTGGAACGCGACGAAGGACCTCTCGTTCGTGCCGCTGCGACCCGAGCGGGTGCTCGAGGTCAAGTACGAGCACATGGAGGGCACGCGCTTCCGTCATCTGGCGCACTTCGTCCGGTGGCGCGACGACCGCACCCCCGAGTCCTGCACCTACGAGCAGCTGGAGCAGCCGCTCACCTACGCCCTCGACGACATCGTGCCCGGGCTGGGTGCCAAGGCCGGCTGA
- a CDS encoding AI-2E family transporter: MGATGDAERSPADAAEPPADDVSDAPPDIDRAVVSTPPGPPLRRDSPFYRGFFLTVGALAALVLALAVRETAAVLTLVLIAGFLAVALEPVVGFVGRRGVGRPWAVLLIGIGLVVVLGGVGYVLGTALRDQVSSLIDNAPTLLDDLRRNRTIRHLDDRFGFVSTLEKKTTDPELGKRVVGGLFGAGLGVVNALVSTVVVFVLMLYFLAARPQITRALYSLAPASRRERVGALGDEILHRVGRYAIGAVVVALIAGTVTAIFSVAAGFGEYALPLAVLVALLDLVPLVGAILGAASVCLVGLATSTTTFIVCVLFYLVYEVIEGYVIYPRVMRSSVDVPEYVTIMAVLLGGAVGGIVGALLALPVAAALLLLVREVWVRRQDTA; the protein is encoded by the coding sequence GTGGGCGCAACGGGCGACGCGGAGCGGTCACCCGCCGACGCCGCCGAGCCGCCGGCCGACGACGTGTCCGACGCCCCGCCGGACATCGACCGCGCGGTCGTCTCGACGCCCCCCGGGCCACCGCTACGGCGCGATTCGCCGTTCTACCGCGGCTTCTTCCTGACCGTCGGCGCGCTCGCCGCGCTGGTCCTCGCCCTCGCCGTGCGCGAGACGGCCGCGGTCCTCACCCTCGTGCTCATCGCGGGGTTCCTCGCCGTCGCGCTCGAACCCGTGGTGGGTTTCGTCGGACGGCGCGGGGTCGGTCGCCCCTGGGCGGTGCTGCTGATCGGCATCGGGCTCGTGGTGGTGCTGGGCGGCGTCGGCTACGTCCTGGGCACGGCGCTGCGCGACCAGGTGAGCTCGCTGATCGACAACGCCCCGACGCTGCTCGACGACCTGCGGCGCAACCGCACCATCCGCCACCTCGACGACCGGTTCGGCTTCGTCTCGACCCTGGAGAAGAAGACCACCGACCCCGAGCTCGGCAAGCGGGTCGTCGGCGGGCTGTTCGGGGCGGGCCTCGGCGTGGTCAACGCGCTGGTGAGCACCGTCGTGGTGTTCGTCCTCATGCTCTACTTCCTCGCCGCGCGCCCGCAGATCACCCGCGCGCTGTACTCGCTGGCCCCGGCGAGCCGCCGCGAACGCGTCGGCGCGCTCGGGGACGAGATCCTGCACCGTGTCGGGCGCTACGCCATCGGCGCGGTCGTGGTCGCGTTGATCGCCGGCACGGTCACCGCGATCTTCTCCGTGGCCGCGGGCTTCGGCGAGTACGCGCTGCCGCTCGCGGTGCTCGTGGCCCTGCTCGACCTCGTCCCGCTCGTCGGCGCGATCCTGGGCGCGGCGTCGGTCTGCCTCGTCGGGTTGGCGACGTCGACCACGACGTTCATCGTCTGCGTGCTGTTCTACCTGGTCTACGAGGTCATCGAGGGGTACGTCATCTACCCCCGGGTGATGCGCTCGTCGGTCGACGTTCCCGAGTACGTCACGATCATGGCCGTGCTCCTCGGCGGGGCGGTGGGCGGCATCGTCGGCGCGCTGCTCGCCCTGCCCGTCGCCGCGGCCTTGCTGCTGCTGGTGCGCGAGGTATGGGTACGACGCCAGGACACCGCCTAG
- the treZ gene encoding malto-oligosyltrehalose trehalohydrolase, with translation MSALRVWAPSVSRIRVRADGQDADLQAADDGWWTGPDLAPGTDYGFLLDDDETVIPDPASRRQPEGVHGPSRMYDQDAYDWRDAEWVGRDLTAAVVYELHIGTFTPGATFDAAIERLEHLARLGVTHVEVLPINAVNGIWNWGYDGVGWYAVHEPLGGPDGFKRFVDAAHGHGLAVVLDVVYNHLGPSGNYLPKFGPYLKPGRNTWGDLVNVEEPAVRRFIVDNALMWLRDFHLDALRLDAVHALQDSSPIHILAQLSGEVDDLAAELGRPLTLIAESDLNDPIMITPREQGGRGIAAQWDDDVHHALHSLLSGETQGYYCDFGSLPVLEKVFTRAFLHDGTYSTFRGHDHGAPVDRDTVRGWQFVVCLQNHDQVGNRAVGDRLPEIASPGRVRIGAVLLLTSPFTPMLWMGEEWAASTRWPFFTSHPEPELARLTGEGRVAEFAGHGWDVSQMIDPQDPAAYREAVLDWAEVDGDDHAAVLDLYRSLIRLRADEADLRDGDLRAVSLDYDEDAQWLVVHRGAFRVAVNLAATEQAVPVAAKQLVLATGPARPEADHVVLGPETAAVLRT, from the coding sequence GTGAGTGCACTCCGCGTCTGGGCCCCGTCCGTCTCCCGCATCCGTGTCCGCGCCGACGGGCAGGACGCCGACCTGCAGGCCGCCGACGACGGCTGGTGGACCGGCCCCGATCTCGCTCCCGGCACCGACTACGGCTTCCTGCTCGACGACGACGAGACCGTGATCCCCGATCCGGCGTCGCGCCGGCAGCCCGAGGGGGTGCACGGTCCGAGTCGGATGTACGACCAGGACGCCTACGACTGGCGCGACGCGGAGTGGGTGGGACGTGACCTCACCGCGGCCGTCGTCTACGAGCTGCACATCGGGACGTTCACCCCGGGCGCCACCTTCGACGCGGCGATCGAGCGGCTCGAACACCTGGCGCGACTCGGCGTGACGCACGTCGAGGTGCTGCCGATCAACGCTGTCAACGGCATCTGGAACTGGGGGTACGACGGCGTCGGCTGGTACGCGGTGCACGAGCCGCTCGGCGGACCCGACGGCTTCAAGCGATTCGTGGACGCCGCGCACGGTCACGGCCTGGCCGTCGTGCTCGACGTGGTCTACAACCACCTCGGGCCCTCGGGGAACTACCTGCCCAAGTTCGGGCCGTACCTCAAGCCGGGTCGCAACACCTGGGGCGACCTCGTGAACGTCGAGGAGCCCGCCGTCCGGCGCTTCATCGTCGACAACGCCCTGATGTGGCTGCGCGACTTCCACCTCGACGCGCTGCGCCTCGACGCCGTGCACGCCCTGCAGGACTCCTCCCCCATCCACATCCTCGCGCAGCTCTCCGGCGAGGTCGACGACCTCGCCGCCGAGCTCGGCCGGCCGCTCACGCTCATCGCCGAGTCCGACCTCAACGACCCGATCATGATCACCCCGCGCGAGCAGGGCGGGCGTGGCATCGCCGCGCAGTGGGACGACGACGTCCACCACGCGCTGCACTCGCTGCTCAGCGGCGAGACACAGGGCTACTACTGCGACTTCGGCTCGCTGCCGGTGCTCGAGAAGGTCTTCACCCGCGCTTTCCTGCACGACGGGACGTACTCGACCTTCCGCGGCCACGACCACGGCGCGCCCGTCGACCGCGACACCGTGCGCGGCTGGCAGTTCGTCGTCTGCCTGCAGAACCACGACCAGGTGGGCAACCGGGCCGTCGGCGACCGGCTGCCCGAGATCGCATCGCCCGGACGCGTCCGCATCGGCGCGGTGCTGCTGCTGACCTCGCCGTTCACGCCCATGTTGTGGATGGGCGAGGAGTGGGCGGCGTCGACGCGCTGGCCGTTCTTCACCTCGCATCCCGAGCCCGAGCTCGCGAGACTCACCGGAGAGGGTCGGGTCGCCGAGTTCGCCGGGCACGGCTGGGACGTCTCGCAGATGATCGACCCGCAGGACCCCGCCGCGTACCGCGAGGCCGTGCTGGACTGGGCGGAGGTCGACGGCGACGACCACGCGGCCGTGCTCGACCTCTACCGCTCGCTCATCCGGTTGCGGGCCGACGAGGCCGACCTGCGTGACGGCGACCTGCGTGCCGTGTCGCTGGACTACGACGAGGACGCGCAGTGGCTCGTCGTGCATCGGGGCGCGTTCCGGGTGGCGGTCAACCTCGCCGCCACCGAGCAGGCCGTTCCGGTGGCGGCGAAGCAGTTGGTGCTCGCCACCGGCCCAGCGCGTCCCGAGGCCGATCACGTGGTGCTGGGCCCGGAGACCGCGGCCGTCCTGCGCACCTGA